Proteins encoded within one genomic window of Halodesulfurarchaeum formicicum:
- the tgtA gene encoding tRNA guanosine(15) transglycosylase TgtA, giving the protein MTAPFEIRQQDAAGRIGELAVPRADRTVETPALLPVVNPHYRTIDPDRLSAFGVQMLITNSYIIYQDEDLRERARSEGLHELIGFDGPIMTDSGSFQLAEYGDISVTTEEILEFQAEMGSDIATPVDIPTHPDADRETVESDLAETERRLAIAESVDTGDMLVTAPVQGGTFPDLREQAGANAAATDLDVFPVGAVVPLLNNYRYAEAVDLLAAAKRGLGPSRPVHLFGAGHPMTFALMVAMGADLFDSAAYALFARDERYLTVRGTKHLEDIEEFSCTCPVCAEHDPATLRDADETTRTRLLAEHNLHVSMAEMRRIREAIREGSLLELVESRAHAHPSLLDGYRTLLDHVEQLERADRASKSTFFYLSEDSARRPEVRRHHDRLGRLDAEGPLLLTEGQSDDGYEDSWRIKPPFGPVPPALSTTYPLTAEVPERMDDSGYVAAARGVKRLVEANPETKFVVAQFDWPREAIETLPARVTVEDLGSGMGR; this is encoded by the coding sequence ATGACTGCGCCCTTCGAGATCCGGCAGCAGGACGCGGCCGGCCGGATCGGCGAGCTAGCGGTCCCCCGCGCCGACCGGACCGTCGAAACCCCGGCACTGTTGCCAGTGGTCAATCCCCACTATCGCACCATCGACCCTGACCGGCTTTCGGCGTTCGGGGTGCAGATGCTCATCACGAACTCCTACATCATCTACCAGGACGAGGACCTCCGCGAGCGGGCTCGATCCGAGGGGCTCCACGAACTGATCGGCTTCGACGGGCCGATCATGACTGATTCGGGCTCCTTCCAGCTCGCGGAGTACGGGGACATCTCGGTGACGACCGAAGAGATCCTCGAGTTCCAGGCCGAGATGGGCTCTGACATCGCGACCCCGGTGGACATCCCGACCCACCCGGACGCCGACCGGGAGACCGTCGAATCGGACCTGGCGGAGACCGAACGCCGGCTCGCGATCGCGGAGTCGGTGGACACCGGCGACATGCTCGTCACGGCCCCGGTCCAGGGCGGAACGTTCCCCGACCTCCGCGAGCAGGCCGGGGCGAACGCGGCGGCGACAGATCTCGACGTGTTCCCGGTCGGGGCGGTCGTCCCCCTCCTGAACAACTACCGCTACGCGGAAGCGGTCGACCTGCTCGCCGCGGCGAAACGCGGCCTCGGCCCGTCCAGGCCGGTCCACCTCTTCGGGGCCGGGCACCCGATGACCTTCGCGTTGATGGTCGCGATGGGCGCGGACCTCTTTGATTCGGCCGCCTACGCCCTGTTCGCCCGGGACGAGCGATACCTCACCGTCCGCGGGACGAAGCATCTCGAAGACATCGAGGAGTTTTCCTGTACCTGTCCGGTCTGTGCCGAGCACGACCCGGCTACGCTCCGGGACGCCGACGAGACGACCCGGACCCGGCTGCTGGCCGAACACAACCTCCACGTCTCGATGGCCGAGATGCGGCGGATCCGGGAGGCGATCCGTGAGGGGTCGCTGCTCGAACTGGTCGAATCCCGAGCCCACGCCCACCCGAGCCTGCTTGATGGCTATCGCACCCTGCTCGATCACGTCGAGCAACTGGAGCGGGCCGACCGGGCGAGCAAGTCGACTTTCTTCTACCTCTCGGAGGACAGCGCCCGCCGCCCGGAGGTCAGGCGCCATCACGACCGGCTGGGCCGCCTGGACGCCGAGGGCCCACTCTTGCTCACTGAAGGACAATCCGACGACGGCTACGAGGATTCCTGGCGGATCAAGCCACCGTTCGGCCCGGTCCCGCCGGCACTCTCGACGACGTACCCGTTGACGGCGGAGGTGCCCGAGCGCATGGACGATTCGGGGTACGTGGCCGCGGCTCGCGGCGTCAAACGGCTCGTCGAGGCCAATCCCGAGACCAAATTTGTGGTCGCACAGTTCGACTGGCCCCGCGAAGCGATCGAAACCCTGCCGGCCCGCGTGACGGTCGAAGATCTGGGGTCGGGGATGGGAAGATAG
- the panB gene encoding 3-methyl-2-oxobutanoate hydroxymethyltransferase: MPTVADIRSHDADDDPLTFLTAYDAPTAAALEAAGIDIILVGDSVGNTMLGYDSTLPVTVEEILSHTGAVTRATDESLVIADMPFMSYGADPDEAIETAGRMIKEAGAQAIKHESGPHTIELTERLVQNGIPVMAHLGLNPQSVNETGDLTRRATDAEEAEEILELAKAHEEAGAFALLLEHIPANVAKHIDEALSIPTIGIGAGPHVSGQGLIITDVLGVGDWVPPFAKQYADVQSEMEKGVEGFREEVQNGEFPANDHYVEEPIDGWD; encoded by the coding sequence ATGCCCACCGTCGCTGACATTCGTTCCCACGACGCGGACGACGACCCGCTGACCTTTCTGACGGCGTATGACGCACCGACTGCCGCTGCACTCGAGGCGGCCGGTATCGACATCATCCTCGTCGGCGACAGCGTCGGCAACACGATGCTCGGGTACGATTCGACCCTTCCCGTGACCGTCGAGGAGATCCTGAGCCACACCGGCGCGGTCACCCGGGCGACCGACGAGTCGCTGGTAATCGCTGACATGCCCTTCATGAGCTACGGGGCCGACCCCGACGAGGCCATCGAGACGGCCGGGCGGATGATAAAGGAGGCCGGCGCACAGGCGATCAAACACGAGAGCGGCCCCCACACTATCGAACTGACCGAGCGACTGGTGCAAAACGGCATCCCCGTGATGGCCCACCTCGGCTTGAACCCCCAGAGTGTCAACGAGACCGGCGATCTGACCCGTCGGGCGACCGACGCGGAGGAGGCCGAGGAGATCCTGGAACTCGCGAAAGCCCACGAGGAAGCCGGCGCGTTCGCGCTCCTGCTCGAACACATTCCGGCGAACGTCGCCAAACACATCGACGAGGCCCTCTCGATCCCGACGATCGGAATCGGGGCCGGCCCGCACGTGAGCGGCCAGGGCCTGATCATCACCGACGTGCTGGGTGTGGGCGACTGGGTCCCGCCCTTCGCCAAGCAGTACGCCGACGTGCAATCAGAGATGGAGAAAGGCGTCGAGGGCTTCCGCGAGGAGGTACAAAACGGAGAGTTCCCCGCGAACGATCACTACGTCGAGGAGCCCATCGACGGCTGGGACTAG
- a CDS encoding aldehyde ferredoxin oxidoreductase family protein, whose translation MTELGGFNDCVARVDLTDGAVDYESIPDEDAKKYIGARGLGVKYVFDNGPAVDPESEENILTFMTGPLTGSRAVMSGRIAVVTKSPLTGTVTDSHHGGWSGARLKWAGLDGLVFEGSADEPVYAVVEDGEVELRDASHVWGMTTHEAREVLEEEVEGEYGKNLSYMGIGPAGEEGVKYACIINEDDRASGRGGTGCVMGSKNLKAVMVKSKTDMLDPANPEAFADGTGQAMDAVRGSDVTAPNEGGLSVYGTNVLMNLTEEIDALPTRNGKYTSTRAEREDDPEEPNMEAEDVSGEYVRENILVDEPTCHSCPVACKKEVEVETTVDGEDISVRMESLEYEPAFTFGPNSMNDDVEKLAVMIDRCNKMGIDAIETGNMMAMAMEMDEKGYVEDTIDWGDADQMIGLIERIGRREDDFADALAEGAAGAAERLDAHDTRLDVKNQTIPAYDPRGMKGMAIGYATSNRGACHLRGYTPAAEVLGIPEQVDPIEAEGKGELLTVFQDLHAVSDSFDICKFSAFAEGIEEYTKQYNGMTGRDLTEEELNEAGERIYTLERYYNNLNGFDGEDDTLPSRFIEGSEDAIPGSGAAEGELVEMDLLKDEYYDVRGWEDGVVPEEKLDELGIEVGPGTGVGGAASADD comes from the coding sequence ATGACCGAACTTGGCGGATTTAACGACTGTGTCGCCCGCGTCGACCTGACAGACGGGGCGGTGGATTACGAGAGCATCCCGGACGAGGACGCGAAGAAGTATATCGGGGCTCGTGGCCTCGGTGTCAAATACGTCTTCGACAACGGCCCGGCGGTAGACCCCGAAAGCGAGGAGAACATCCTGACCTTCATGACCGGCCCGCTGACGGGCTCGCGGGCGGTCATGTCGGGCCGAATCGCCGTCGTCACGAAGTCCCCGCTGACGGGCACCGTCACTGACTCCCACCACGGTGGCTGGAGTGGGGCCCGGCTCAAGTGGGCCGGCCTGGACGGCCTCGTCTTCGAGGGTTCGGCCGACGAACCGGTCTACGCCGTCGTCGAGGACGGTGAGGTCGAACTCCGTGATGCCTCCCACGTCTGGGGCATGACCACCCACGAGGCCCGGGAGGTCCTGGAGGAGGAAGTCGAGGGCGAGTACGGCAAGAACCTGAGCTACATGGGCATCGGCCCGGCCGGCGAAGAGGGCGTGAAATACGCCTGCATCATCAATGAGGACGACCGTGCGAGCGGTCGCGGTGGCACGGGTTGTGTCATGGGATCGAAGAACCTCAAGGCGGTCATGGTCAAGTCCAAAACGGACATGCTGGATCCGGCCAACCCCGAGGCCTTCGCGGACGGCACCGGTCAGGCCATGGACGCGGTCCGTGGATCCGATGTCACGGCGCCCAACGAGGGCGGCCTCTCGGTGTACGGGACGAACGTCCTGATGAACCTCACCGAGGAAATCGACGCCCTGCCGACCCGGAACGGGAAGTACACCTCGACCCGTGCCGAGCGCGAGGACGACCCCGAAGAGCCCAATATGGAGGCCGAGGACGTCTCCGGGGAGTACGTCCGGGAGAACATTCTGGTCGACGAGCCGACCTGTCACTCCTGCCCGGTCGCCTGCAAGAAGGAAGTCGAGGTCGAGACCACCGTCGACGGCGAGGACATCAGTGTGCGGATGGAGTCCCTGGAGTACGAGCCGGCCTTTACCTTCGGCCCGAACTCCATGAACGACGACGTGGAGAAGTTGGCGGTCATGATCGACCGGTGTAACAAGATGGGCATCGACGCCATCGAGACCGGGAACATGATGGCCATGGCCATGGAGATGGACGAGAAGGGCTACGTCGAGGACACCATCGACTGGGGCGACGCCGACCAGATGATCGGCCTGATCGAGCGGATCGGTCGTCGCGAGGACGACTTCGCCGACGCACTCGCCGAGGGCGCGGCCGGGGCCGCCGAACGTCTGGATGCCCATGACACCCGGCTCGATGTCAAGAACCAGACCATCCCGGCCTACGACCCGCGTGGCATGAAGGGCATGGCCATCGGCTATGCGACCTCGAACCGCGGGGCGTGTCACCTTCGCGGGTACACGCCGGCTGCGGAGGTCCTGGGCATCCCCGAGCAGGTCGACCCCATCGAGGCCGAGGGCAAGGGCGAACTTCTGACGGTCTTCCAGGACCTGCATGCGGTCTCTGACTCCTTTGACATCTGCAAGTTCAGCGCCTTCGCCGAGGGCATCGAGGAGTACACCAAGCAGTACAACGGCATGACCGGCCGGGACCTCACCGAGGAGGAACTCAACGAGGCCGGCGAGCGCATCTACACGCTCGAACGCTACTACAACAACCTCAACGGCTTCGACGGCGAGGACGATACCCTCCCGAGTCGCTTCATCGAGGGTTCCGAAGACGCCATCCCCGGCTCCGGGGCCGCCGAGGGCGAACTGGTCGAGATGGACCTCCTCAAAGACGAGTACTACGACGTCCGTGGCTGGGAAGACGGCGTCGTGCCCGAGGAGAAACTCGACGAACTCGGAATCGAAGTCGGACCCGGGACTGGCGTCGGCGGTGCGGCCTCCGCCGACGACTAA
- a CDS encoding archaeosine biosynthesis radical SAM protein RaSEA, translated as MAESRPEYDYGNHLDALNRATGRLRSRHEGGDPTQPTRTWLDEDLTPDGLRSSLTIILDTGGCRWARAGGCTMCGYVSESENAEGVSHEALLAQIETALEREAEQADGPADVVKLYSSGSILDDREVGPETRAAIAETFADRERIVIETLPDFVTADRLEPFLEAGLATDVAVGIETANDRVRRDAVNKYFDFEAVEEAAAVAREAGAGVKGYLLLKPPFLTESEAIEDAVESIERVAAFAHTISLNPTTVMEDTLIEELYYDGGYRPPWLWSVAEVLNRTADVDAIVVSDPVGAGSDRGPHNCGECDETVERAIGDFNRRQDPAVFGEVSCACERTWETVLEREQSYNMPLER; from the coding sequence ATGGCCGAATCGCGACCGGAATACGACTACGGGAACCACCTCGACGCGCTCAACCGGGCCACCGGCCGACTTCGGTCCCGGCACGAGGGCGGGGACCCGACCCAACCGACCCGGACCTGGCTCGACGAGGATCTGACACCCGACGGGCTCAGGTCCTCGCTCACGATCATCCTCGACACCGGCGGGTGTCGCTGGGCACGGGCCGGGGGCTGTACGATGTGTGGGTACGTCTCGGAGTCCGAAAACGCCGAGGGCGTCAGCCACGAGGCCCTGCTGGCTCAGATCGAGACCGCCCTGGAGCGTGAAGCCGAACAGGCCGACGGGCCCGCGGACGTGGTGAAACTCTACTCCTCGGGGTCGATCCTGGACGACCGGGAGGTCGGCCCGGAGACACGAGCGGCCATCGCCGAGACCTTCGCCGACCGGGAGCGGATCGTCATCGAGACCCTCCCCGACTTCGTGACCGCGGACCGACTCGAACCGTTCCTCGAAGCCGGGCTGGCGACGGACGTCGCCGTCGGGATCGAGACCGCGAACGACCGGGTCCGCCGGGACGCCGTGAACAAGTACTTCGACTTCGAGGCGGTGGAGGAGGCCGCGGCCGTCGCCCGGGAGGCCGGCGCGGGCGTGAAGGGCTATCTCCTGTTGAAACCGCCCTTCCTCACCGAGTCCGAAGCCATCGAAGACGCCGTCGAATCGATCGAACGGGTCGCAGCGTTCGCCCACACCATCTCGCTCAACCCGACGACCGTGATGGAGGACACGCTCATCGAGGAGCTGTACTACGACGGTGGCTACCGGCCACCCTGGCTCTGGTCAGTCGCGGAAGTCTTGAACCGAACCGCAGACGTCGACGCCATCGTCGTCTCGGACCCGGTCGGCGCGGGCAGCGATCGCGGCCCGCACAACTGCGGGGAGTGTGATGAAACAGTCGAGCGGGCCATCGGGGACTTCAACCGGCGACAGGACCCGGCCGTCTTCGGGGAGGTGTCCTGTGCCTGCGAGCGGACCTGGGAGACCGTCCTCGAACGGGAACAAAGTTACAACATGCCACTCGAGAGGTGA
- a CDS encoding ubiquitin-like small modifier protein 1 has translation MELEIRLFATFREAVGQKTITRTFEAPVTVGAVLKSLEAEFPDLEGEILDEDGLQPQLNVLKNGREISYLDGLEEGLEEGDRLSVFPPVAGG, from the coding sequence ATGGAACTCGAAATCCGGCTCTTTGCCACGTTCCGGGAGGCCGTCGGGCAGAAGACCATCACCCGGACGTTCGAAGCGCCGGTCACGGTGGGTGCGGTTCTTAAGTCCCTGGAAGCCGAGTTCCCGGACCTCGAAGGCGAAATCCTCGACGAAGACGGGCTCCAGCCACAGCTCAACGTGCTCAAGAACGGGCGGGAGATCTCCTATCTCGACGGCCTGGAAGAGGGCCTGGAGGAGGGCGACCGGCTCTCGGTCTTCCCGCCGGTGGCGGGTGGCTAG
- the arcS gene encoding archaeosine synthase subunit alpha, translated as MTEYFEVLDRDGPARRGELRLTEPRATPGLVGDTLADAGSLWAADRTVPEGDPAKLTVLPHRAFPAGTPADLQSAMDVPAPEIDGPSAAVVSPETVADLGTDAYVLSAPGQLVGHARALVETLLDVRRTIPDDAALVVSGIATPANVGLLAYAGVDLVDDHRAVLAGTEGRYLDSTGETFLEDRAELGCACPACQGPRAEFTRADCVDHNVAALRAELRRVRERIRAGTLREYLEGQVRHEPWLTAALRRLDQEGTYLRERTPLFRGSELLATTEDSLFRPAVAQFADRVAERYTNRFSDVPLLLVPCSAGKPYSDSKSHRRFQEAARYRAHKVSLTSPLGVVPQELELTYPAQHYDAAVTGSWSETEIQVVADRLRTYLERTDYPRIVAHVPEDGYREIVERATSGMDLPVTDTVSGHPTDGDSLSALGEALEGERTIRVEEKERATLRAIADYQFGAGAGEELFDELTLQGRYPRLQALDSDGDQLAALVPQYGTLALTLAGAHAWAESSIETKHVEIDAFQPHGSILAPGIRTAESSIQVGEEVLFEGPQAFGIGRATMHGTAMERSTRGEAVDVRHTEPID; from the coding sequence ATGACCGAGTACTTCGAGGTCCTCGACCGGGACGGGCCCGCCCGACGGGGCGAGCTTCGGCTGACGGAGCCCCGGGCGACCCCTGGCCTGGTCGGCGACACGCTGGCCGACGCCGGGAGTCTCTGGGCGGCGGATCGAACTGTCCCCGAGGGAGACCCGGCGAAACTCACGGTGCTCCCCCACCGGGCGTTCCCCGCCGGCACGCCGGCGGACCTGCAGTCCGCCATGGACGTTCCCGCCCCCGAAATCGACGGCCCGAGTGCCGCCGTCGTCTCGCCCGAGACCGTCGCGGACCTCGGTACTGACGCCTACGTACTCTCCGCCCCCGGCCAACTCGTGGGCCACGCGCGAGCGCTCGTGGAGACGCTTCTCGACGTGCGACGGACGATTCCCGACGACGCTGCCCTCGTGGTGTCGGGGATCGCCACGCCGGCGAACGTGGGACTGTTGGCCTACGCTGGGGTGGATCTCGTGGACGACCATCGGGCGGTCCTGGCGGGGACCGAGGGTCGCTATCTCGATTCGACGGGCGAGACGTTCCTGGAGGATCGCGCGGAACTCGGCTGTGCCTGTCCGGCCTGTCAGGGCCCGCGTGCGGAGTTTACCCGAGCGGACTGTGTCGACCACAACGTCGCAGCGCTTCGGGCCGAACTGCGGCGAGTTCGCGAGCGGATCCGAGCCGGGACGCTTCGTGAGTACCTCGAAGGCCAGGTCAGACACGAGCCCTGGCTGACCGCGGCGCTCCGGCGACTCGACCAGGAGGGAACCTACCTCCGCGAGCGGACCCCGCTCTTTCGGGGCAGCGAACTCCTCGCGACGACCGAGGACTCGCTGTTCCGGCCCGCGGTGGCCCAGTTCGCCGATCGAGTGGCCGAGCGGTACACGAACCGCTTTTCGGACGTGCCGCTGTTGCTCGTCCCCTGTTCGGCCGGCAAGCCCTACAGCGACTCCAAGAGCCACCGGCGATTCCAGGAGGCCGCTCGCTATCGCGCCCACAAGGTCTCGCTGACTTCGCCACTCGGGGTCGTCCCGCAGGAACTCGAACTGACCTACCCGGCCCAGCACTACGACGCCGCCGTCACCGGATCCTGGAGCGAGACCGAGATCCAGGTCGTCGCCGACCGGCTACGGACGTATCTGGAGCGGACCGACTACCCGCGGATCGTCGCTCACGTCCCCGAGGACGGCTACCGGGAGATCGTCGAACGGGCCACGTCGGGGATGGACCTGCCGGTCACCGACACCGTTTCGGGCCACCCCACCGACGGCGACTCGCTTTCCGCACTGGGTGAGGCCCTGGAGGGTGAGCGGACGATCCGCGTCGAGGAGAAGGAACGGGCGACCCTGCGGGCGATCGCCGACTACCAGTTCGGAGCCGGCGCGGGCGAGGAGCTATTCGATGAACTGACACTCCAGGGGCGCTACCCCCGGCTCCAGGCACTCGATTCCGATGGCGACCAGCTGGCGGCCCTGGTGCCCCAGTATGGCACCCTCGCGCTCACGCTCGCCGGCGCACACGCCTGGGCCGAGAGTTCGATCGAGACAAAGCACGTCGAGATCGACGCGTTCCAGCCCCACGGCAGCATCCTCGCGCCGGGGATCCGCACGGCCGAGTCCTCGATTCAGGTGGGCGAAGAGGTGCTCTTCGAGGGCCCCCAGGCCTTCGGAATCGGCCGGGCGACGATGCACGGAACCGCGATGGAACGGAGTACGCGAGGCGAAGCCGTCGACGTGCGACACACCGAGCCGATCGACTGA